One Malus domestica chromosome 11, GDT2T_hap1 genomic region harbors:
- the LOC103413288 gene encoding CBS domain-containing protein CBSX5-like, with protein sequence MAVSFLRYEVSDLCLAKPALRSLSASATVADALEALKTSDDNFISVWDCNHSKPKSLDGVGGGGGGQLCRCVGKVCMVDVICYLSKDDSLTSPSAALQAPVSEILTKTPGHVMHVEPSCSLRAAIDLILEGVQNLVVPIRTRSNSRRKQHPKPISATSATTIHNGQEFCWLTQEDVIRFLLNSIGLFSPLPAMSIDSLGIISTDILAINYHSSASSALQLISRSLSQQTSVAVVDTDGVLIGEISPFTLACCDESVAAAITTLSAGDLMSYIDCGGPPEHLVKTVMQRLKERKLQGVLENYSLSSSSSYAHALMMTSSSSSDEESSVSSNTTLRPTRSGRYTRSSSYSARMVRRAEAIVCHPKSSLVAVMIQAIAHRVNYVWVIEDDCSVVGIVTFSGMLEVFREHLETMG encoded by the exons ATGGCAGTGAGCTTCTTGAGGTACGAGGTATCCGACCTCTGTCTAGCCAAGCCGGCCCTGAGGTCCCTCTCTGCCTCCGCCACCGTCGCCGATGCCTTGGAGGCCCTGAAGACCTCCGACGACAACTTCATCAGCGTCTGGGACTGCAACCACTCCAAACCCAAGTCCCTAGACGgcgttggtggtggtggtggcggccaGCTCTGCCGCTGCGTTGGCAAGGTCTGCATGGTTGATGTCATCTGCTATCTCAGCAAAGATGACAGCTTGACGTCTCCATCCGCCGCTCTCCAGGCACCTGTCTCTGAGATTTTAACCAAAACTCCTGGCCATGTTATGCACGTGGAACCTTCCTGCAG CCTGCGAGCAGCCATTGATTTGATCCTCGAGGGAGTCCAGAACTTGGTGGTCCCAATCAGAACCAGAAGCAATTCGAGAAGAAAACAGCACCCAAAACCCATCTCCGCCACCTCCGCCACCACTATCCACAACGGCCAAGAATTCTGCTGGCTAACACAGGAAGATGTGATCAGATTCCTCCTCAACTCAATTGGGCTCTTCTCTCCTCTGCCAGCCATGTCCATAGACTCCCTTGGCATCATCAGCACCGACATCCTTGCCATTAACTACCACTCCTCCGCCAGCTCCGCCCTCCAGCTCATATCCCGCTCTCTCTCCCAGCAGACCTCGGTGGCGGTTGTCGACACCGATGGGGTCCTTATTGGAGAGATCTCACCCTTCACCCTTGCCTGCTGTGATGAGTCAGTGGCTGCCGCCATCACCACCCTCTCAGCAGGGGACCTCATGTCCTACATCGACTGTGGTGGGCCCCCCGAGCACCTGGTAAAAACTGTGATGCAGAGGTTGAAGGAGAGGAAGCTGCAGGGGGTGCTGGAGAATTACTCTCTGAGCTCATCAAGTAGCTATGCACATGCATTGATGATgacatcatcttcttcctccgacgAGGAGTCATCGGTGTCTTCGAACACGACTCTGCGGCCGACTAGGTCCGGGAGGTACACCCGGTCGAGCAGCTACTCGGCGAGAATGGTGAGGAGGGCGGAGGCCATTGTCTGCCACCCGAAGAGCTCACTGGTTGCTGTGATGATTCAGGCAATTGCTCACAGAGTGAACTACGTGTGGGTTATTGAGGATGATTGTAGCGTGGTGGGAATTGTCACTTTTTCTGGGATGCTGGAAGTTTTCAGGGAACATTTGGAAACCATGGGTTAG
- the LOC103448654 gene encoding ultraviolet-B receptor UVR8, with translation MAMGCRPVSMEDLPSHLVLEILSSGRLSAIDLLRLELTSRTFGGSQCLYPHKFRSLVDFAAYQLCVSHSVYAKMEGDAQSELFNRCGGKWKRVLRFLQSVEQSSDMVETSAGNMQITTGRYHTLLISNSSLYSCGASLCGVLGHGSETKQCVTFTRINFPSPVHVVQVSASHNHAAFVMQSGEVFTCGDNSSFCCGHKDTNRPIFRPRLVEALKGLPCKQVATGLNFTVFLTRQGRVYTCGANTHGQLGHGDTIDSPTPKMIEMPEGIGSIVQIAAGPNYVLAVTDNGLVYSFGSGSNFCLGHGEQHDEFQPRAIQKFKRQGIHVVRVSAGDEHAVALDSNGFVHTWGKGYCGALGHGDEIDKTTPELLTKLKSHLAVQVCARKRKTFFLCDNGSVYGCGWMSFGSLGFPDRGLSDKILSPRILDSLRDHHVSQISTGLYHTVVVTNRGQLFGFGDNERAQLGHDTLRCCLEPNEIFIQETADDMDRVTECL, from the exons ATGGCGATGGGGTGTAGGCCGGTGTCAATGGAGGACTTGCCGTCACATTTGGTTTTAGAAATCTTGAGCTCGGGAAGGCTTAGCGCCATTGATCTTCTACGTTTAGAGTTAACTTCTAGGACATTTGGAGGGAGTCAGTGCTTATACCCTCACAAGTTTCGGTCATTGGTGGATTTTGCGGCATATCAGCTATGCGTGTCCCATTCTGTATATGCTAAAATGGAAGGGGATGCTCAGAGTGAGCTATTTAATCGGTGTGGTGGGAAATGGAAGCGGGTTTTGAGGTTCTTGCAATCGGTGGAGCAATCATCTGACATGGTTGAGACCTCAGCAGGCAAT ATGCAAATTACAACTGGACGGTATCACACATTGCTAATCAGCAATTCATCATTGTACTCATGTGGTGCCAGCTTGTGTGGTGTTCTTGGTCATGGCTCTGAGACTAAGCAATGTGTAACATTTACCCGGATTAATTTTCCATCTCCAGTGCACGTGGTCCAAGTCTCAGCCTCCCACAACCATGCTGCTTTTGTTATGCAATCTGGAGAG GTTTTCACATGTGGGGATAATTCATCATTTTGTTGTGGGCATAAAGATACAAACCGGCCAATTTTTAGGCCTAGGCTTGTTGAGGCATTGAAAGGACTTCCTTGCAAGCAG GTTGCTACAGGGCTTAATTTTACCGTGTTTCTTACAAGACAAGGTCGTGTTTATACATGTGGGGCCAACACACATGGTCAACTTGGTCATGGAGACACCATAGATAGCCCAACTCCCAAAATGATTGAAATGCCCGAGGGCATTGGTTCCATTGTTCAGATTGCTGCTGGTCCAAATTATGTCTTAGCTGTAACTGACAATGGACTAGTGTACTCTTTTGGGTCAGGTTCTAACTTCTGTCTTGGCCATGGAGAGCAGCATGATGAGTTTCAGCCACGTGCAATTCAAAAATTTAAAAGACAGGGTATTCATGTGGTTCGAGTCTCTGCGGGCGACGAGCATGCCGTGGCACTTGATTCCAATGGATTT GTACATACTTGGGGTAAAGGCTACTGCGGTGCATTAGGCCATGGGGATGAGATTGACAAGACCACCCCAGAACTCTTGACCAAGCTCAAAAGCCACCTCGCTGTGCAG GTGTGTGCTAGAAAGCGGAAGACCTTTTTCCTCTGTGACAATGGTTCAGTATATGGTTGCGGTTGGATGAGCTTTGGTAGCCTTGGATTTCCCGACAGGGGATTATCTGATAAGATCTTGAGCCCTCGAATCCTCGATAGCTTAAGAGATCATCATGTTTCTCAGATTAGCACTGGGCTGTACCATACTGTTGTTGTCACTAACCGCGGACAACTCTTTGGATTTGGAGATAATGAAAGGGCACAACTCGGGCACGACACATTGCGATGTTGCCTTGAACCAAATGAAATCTTCATACAAGAAACGGCTGATGACATGGATCGCGTTACAGAATGCCTCTGA